AAACAGAACCACAACAAGTGTTACCTTGGAAACAAGTGCCTGACATCTAAACCATGTACAGACCTGGGTAAAAGTTTAGGGTTGTGTTTTGTGACAACAAGAAGATGAGTGTTGCAAAAATACTGAGGTGGTGGTTTGTTGCTGACTGTCAGCTTTTTGAATTCATGTAAGTGGAAAGTTCAGACTGTGAAGTTTGATTATGAGGAGATGTTTTTCAGATACATGGACCAAAAATCAATGTCAGTAAAATCACCCTGCAACCTCTTGACTGGAGATCAGTACTTAACAGACTGGACTGTAAATATGCAATAAACAAAATGCCAAATAAGTATGTGCAtcctttttaaaatgcttgTACAATGTATGTAAGAAGTCTGCACACCTTGTCTAAATTCCCTGACTTTTGTGACGTAAGTAGAGCGATAATTTCAAAGCTAATCTTTATCTGGTAAAGCCACGTTTTGTTGATTTGTCTgtaggtgatttttttttatgctaaaagATTAAGTTCCTCTTCCATCTTCCACTTTCTAACTGAAGCCTGAAAACCTGAAGGTTTTGTTTCGACACCGATTGATATTTGAAGCTCTTTCTACTTATTTTCTGGTAGTTTCACTCCCAAataatgatgctgccaccaccatgcttcattGTGGGTTTTAATTATGTGCAGCAAACCAATTTGTTGGACCAACTTTAGTTTCATCATACTATAACATATTTTCTCACATGCTTTTTTGGGAATTTTGTGTAACAATtagtattttgtaaaagtgtgtGAGATCTTTTTGTTTGTAGATATTTGTCTTTGAGAAAGAGTTTTGTCTTCCACCCAATCATATGGAAAACAGTCGTGATTACCAGAAATTCCTGCAACCTGTTAAATGTTGCTCCTCCTGACCAGTTTTCTTCTTGATGTCATTGCTTCacataattaataaaatgtgaGGGAGAGttgtgaaataattaatttttttacatcacaaaaccTGGCATTTTAACAGATATATGCAGACTTCTTACATCCACTGTAAGctctttgttttaatgagactttacattaaaattaaatatacagCTTCGTACATGATATTACATTCtttgatttagattttgaacATAATGCTGAGGTAATACTGTAGCTCACTAATATTCCTAAGAGCAAACATTTGCTCCACTAAGTCTTAGTTTTCTAATTACAGTAAAAATCACTAAACTATGTAGTGAATAAAACAAGTATTGAACACATCACAATAACTTATTTGTTTTGGTCTCTATGTATGGATTACTTGGGTTGCTACCAACATATGGTGAAAATTACATGTCAATAGCATCTTCAGAAATATGTTTACTATGAAAATTTGTGATGTGTTCAATGTTTTGCCTTCTGTATGTTGAAGCTTTCATTagccaaacacaaacacttaacttaaaaaacagaaatatcaaaGACAGcagtgaacaaaaataaattatgttaaaaatattttgtcccaTTTTGTTTTGAACCAAAGTAAATGTGTGTAAGGCTATAAATGAGATCCATTACAGAGATATAAATGCTAAAGTAAAAAAGCAAATGTCCTCATCCAGTGTATTATGCTTTGcttgaaaaaaattgtaaaagtttGAGAGGCAAGGATGAGTATACTggtgcttttttctttttattcatgaGGCTCCTTTCTAGTCACCACCTCTGGCTGACAACTTTCTGTCATTATCTGCTTGCAAGTCATCATCAGGAAGAGCCATGTAAGGCTGTTGGCCTCCAACGGACCAGTAAGGGCTTTTCCTCAGGTATAAAGGGAGGGAGTCCACGCTAAACGTAATGTCCTTAAAGGCATGAAGGAGAAAAATCCCTAAAATGATGGTGAGGAAGCCGCTGATTGTCCCCACTACACCatcaaaagtcatttttaaccACTCCTTGAATAAGATGGCCGAGCAAGCCATGACGGACGTGGTGAAGAAGACATAGTAAATCGGCGTGACAATCGAGGTGTTGTAGATGTCGAGCGCTTTGTTCAGGTAGCTGATCTGAATGCTGACGCAGATCGCCAGGCAGACGAGCAACGCCCAGAACAGGGGGTCCTTCAGCACCGCCGTCCCTGAAAACAGCTCTTTGATACCAATGCCAAGACCCTTGACACAAGAGACGGAGAGGGAGCCGATCACAGAGCAGATCAGGATGTAAACCAGGACATTCTTTTGTCCGAAGCGAGGAGCCACGGCAAAGATCAGGACCAGGCTGCTTCCAACAACACACACGGCAAAAACGATGAAACCTGGTGGGAACATTTCAGAAGGAACGTTAGAAAAACCCTGAGATAAAGATCCACTCATGGCTAATATCTGCTGTCAAGCAGATCCAAAATTAGGTACTTTCTTAGCTAAATTCTTAgctaagcctgtcgcaataagtcTTGAAtcaatcacatgataaattaaaacgggcttgatcatttctatttgcatgattGTATTTCTTGCGGGGGTTTTTTCTACCTGACTgcatgataaaagtcttcagtctggtgcttggGTCCCTTTTTTGAAggtcaattttgtttacagagatttcagtgtccattttatttgttgttttgtttgtttattttgggtatttaaaatgtcttccagttacAATGTCAAATGTTCGTTATAAAATTAAAGCTTAATGATCTTCGAGAGGATGTACTTGCGTTACTATGCCATTtctattatattacttgaaaatggtatcaaaacaataatatcatttatcgcaataacttctgggacaatttatcatccagcaaaatttgttatcgtgacattTAGCTATTGAGTATGGAAAGTAGCACATTTAGGCCCAACTGGTAGTAACTGGCCCCAGATGGCATCAAAGTGCAAATCACAAGCTTTGTGTAATATAAGCATCAACAGGTATTTGTGGTAAATGTACAATGCCTTAGCTGTGTGGAGATTTCAGGCAAATTTGCAAAAAAGTCTACAAGTTGTTAAAAGATTCCACAGTTACAGATAAAGACATGAGACTACCTGGGTCCTTCAGTTTCTCAGCCATGGCGCTGAGCGAGGCAACTTCCTCTTCTTGCGGCGCATGGATCACCATGACTGTGGAACCCAAGATGGAAAGCAGGCATCCAATCTTCCCGTGAATATTCAGCCTCTCATTTAGAAAGTACGACGAGAGCACAGCACTGGGAAAGTTATGGTATTGTTTGTGAAACTTTTGCACAAAtatttcaaagcattttttatgAAATCCAAAATACAATGAACAAATATTCtattagtttttctcagtttcaggTGAAGGTCAGGaggtacatttttaattatctaCTGATATTCCTTTTACAAATGTATGGAGGACTGATCCTGTCAAAACTGTCAATAAATAAGtggaaaactaaaactgtaaataaaaaaattagaaaataaatatttatatttaaaccatacattttattaaaataaatgaacatatttggaaataattgtaattattcatttctgcatttttttttttttcagtttggtttcctcatttatttatttacgaATTTATAGATATTGCCAATTTTGGCAGGATCAGTTCAGATCAGAAGTAGCTAGACCATTTGAACTGACACACAAACAACATAAAGTTGCAGATAGCTATAAAATGCAAGGGCATGATTTATGGTTTGCAAACTGCtctacaaatacaaatctgaaaagtgtggcaggaATCTTTTTAAGCCCCTTTTACCTTGATAATTCTAAATTAAACCATAACCTAACTGTGAGTAATTTTGAGAGATGGATACCTGACAAGTACGCTGAGCGCTCCGAGCGGGGTTACCAGTGTGGCAGGTGCAAACGCATATGCAGCGAAGTTGGCGCCCTCTCCTACTCCCACTACAGCACATCAGATACACCATTAGGTTGTCCGCTTAAATTCTGAGAAATTCTAATTCCTTCTACCCACATGTGTAAATGTGCTATTTAGGGGAATATGAATACCAGTacgaaaaaaacaaacaaaacaaaaccacaacattTCACAATCATGACATTGTTTCTGTTCGTGGCTGATCGGcaatacaacacacacacacaaagtggAGAAACGTAGCTGGACCACAGTAAATCATACTCTTACTTGAAATGAGCCCAGCCCACCACAGCCATTCTTTCAGGTAAGCGTAGCCCCCCTGACCTGTAACATAAAAGCAGCAGTGTCATGGTAGTGAGAAGTGAGAAGCAGTGGTGCACTAGAACACACCTAATCCACAGAGGGTGGATATTCTCACACATGCTAATGTGGCTTGTAATTTTGTCTTgtatagaaaaatgtaaaaaaattatcaaaacaaCAGCTTAAAATCTTAAACCAATATATGGTACCCTTAATTAATGTTGTCTACTAaattttaattggtttatttggtaGGGACAGACATACAGcgacatagacaaactgaacaaaacagcagtcccatgtttACGTCATAGTGCAATGGCAACAGCTAATTCGCAGCACTTGTCCCTAGTGCTGcgatttcatattttatttaaaataaaatatgaaatcttGTATTTCGTTGGAAACTTTTGTTAATGAAATCCTTAGTAAGTACAATACTTGTAATTGTTTAAACTGTGTAGGTTACTGACTTTAAGCATACATGTATaagaatgaacaaataaaattggTATGTTAgcattattatattattaatacCCAATGggcattaaaaaagaaacaataacagTTGGACAAAAGCTctcaaaaaaaatctctttctcTCAGATATCAGACTTTTTGTCAGAAATTCTGAATTGTTTTTCTTAGAATTCTTAGACTTTAATGGGCCACAtcaaaaaatcatttaaatcagacatgttCCTAGATGGTTTGTTCTCCTCCTACATGAGCATTAAAGTCAGAAGTCTTCTTTTAACTAGTGGTCATAATCCTCTTCCGAGGTAACTTGTATTTCAGTaggttttgtttaattattttaagcacTTCGACCTTTATCATGGACTGTCACTACCTGCTCGCGTTGAGCCCTTGCTGGCCAATCGCAGCAGGCCTTTCTTTTTCAAGATGAAACTTGACCCGATAAAAACACTGGAGCTCACAGCCAGAGAGAGACCGATGTAGAAGTCCAAGCGGTTCACTTCCATCTGTAAAACCCCAAAAAACGTGAGTTACAatcggattaaaaaaaaacaacgagTATGAAAGTCAAGTAGCAGATATCATATGTGGATATCACATGATTAAATGACACCCCCCGACTAGTATAGCcaacttttataacaaattaaaGTCGCTGTGcgatgaaacaaaaaactgtttctgacCACATTACGCTGAAAACAGCATTTTCCAAGCGAAAAGTGAAactgttattaaaatgttttacctcGATTGTCGACTTGCTCTCATTTAggtgacaacaggaagtggagcaCCCGATTGGCCGAAAAAGGCTGGGTGTCACTGCGCTACTTCCTGGTGTTTGCTTTAGAAACGAAAAGACAAGTAGCCTGTGTACGCATCATTTCCAAGCTGGCGAAGCAAGTAGCACAcgcaataaataaaattggcactgaataaataaataaataaataaataaatattttattttcaaatacatttatatatttacagtttaatgtaatcatttatttacatatcataatttgtattattaattacatttatttttatttattttcaaataaatacgttatttgaaaataaaaaacaaaaataatattggCTGATATGAATATTATAACAAAAATTTACTAggattttctaaactacaagCTTAACTTCTAATTAACACAAAAAggtttaacaacatttttaaaagtataaaaataaaatagtataACTTTATACTAAACAACAGagatattttctaaatttattttacaaagtattttctatgttttgtcaataaagttattgaaaaaaatgtcagtagGAATCCCGTAATCTGATTGGTGGTGCAGTCCTTCCAGCGTTCTGATTGGATGGCGGGTTTTCGTTGAGAGATACCGGAAAATGTAAAGCAATGTTGCTACACACTcgtgtacagtaggtggcggtatgcaccttaaagttgcttgcgATCcaccataatagaaaagaagaagaagacagataCCGGAAGAAGCGCTAACCTTGAGCAGCAGGCTAACCACATGCACAGTACACTCATgcaaagggatttttttttaaatgactgaaacCTATTTCACTGAAGCATTTCATCACATCTGCCATGTAGGCTACTTGTTCTTAGCGGCTTTCAGCTCTTCACTCCATGGTTTGAGTTTCCTCGTCTTGTTGCAGTCGTCTGAGATGCAACGatgaagttttcttttcttacagtCACCAGAGGCTGGAAGACTTTTTATAGATTCCAGCAAAGAGGAGTTTTTTCAGCAGACCAGAGACTGTGGAGCTCAGCTTTGaaatgcagcagcaggagcagcagtcAGTTGTGCAAAGAAAAGTGTTTCTACATAACAACCCCGATCTTCTATGTGAACGCTGCTCCTCATCTCGGCCACCTTTACTCAGCCGTGATTGCTGACTGCCTACACAGGTGGAAACTCCTGCAGGGTTTTGAGTCAAGATTTGCCACAGGTAAATCCTGCATCCTCAAAAAGTCCAAGTATTTGACTGAGATTGAATGTGGTAAaccagcacaaagtagtgcatagttGGGTATTGAAAAGAACACGAGTTTCAGACTTAtctataaaaatctgaaaaatgctATATAAAAACTTTTCGTTAAACCACTTTTTACTGTAATTACAAATGCAGCTTTTCATAGAGCACATCTCTGAAGCTTTGGTGCATCCAAAGTGTTATCATTAGTCTCCCGACTGATTTTCATAGTttttatgaaaagttaaaaggCCTATTTGACACATAAGACAAACCGTATGGTGAGATGTTTTATATAGAGGACTGACCATGCCAAGcttgaaaattaaatttaaaataaggaaataaaaataaaatattggatACATTAGaggaaattaataataaagagggaataaaaccaaataaatgagggaattaaatagaaaataaatgagaacAGTTCTGAAGATATATGTgaggaaatttaaaataaataaggaaaagaaaatatgaggaatctttttttttaattaacatatttgcaaatgttatttatttacacattttattttcaatctgATTCCCtgtatttgctgttttatttattcatagtCAGTATTAGCTCTCCATATTTTGTTACACTGTAGATTTAATGATTAATATAATAAAAccaatgtatatttttaaatcacaggAACAGATGAGCACGGCCTGAAAATCCAGCAAGCGGCTGACGCTGCAGGGAAAGATCCTCTGACTTTCTGTACTGAAGTGTCTCAGCGTTTCGAAACTctcttcagcagctgcagcgtGTCCTTCACCGACTACATCAGAACCACAGAGCAGAGACACCGTCGGGCCGTGGAGCATTTCTGGTCAGTGCTCTGGCACAAAGGGCTCATCTATAAAGGAAGCTATGAGGGCTGGTACTCCACACAAGATGAAAGCTTCCTCATGCCATCGCAGGTCGGCGATGCTCTGGACCCATCGGGGAAGGAGGTCAAAGTGTCACTCGAGAGTGGACATAAGGTAAATGGAAATGTGAATGTGGAGGGCTCAACattgacaaataaataaatgt
This Xiphophorus hellerii strain 12219 chromosome 23, Xiphophorus_hellerii-4.1, whole genome shotgun sequence DNA region includes the following protein-coding sequences:
- the LOC116714730 gene encoding magnesium transporter NIPA2, with translation MEVNRLDFYIGLSLAVSSSVFIGSSFILKKKGLLRLASKGSTRAGQGGYAYLKEWLWWAGLISMGVGEGANFAAYAFAPATLVTPLGALSVLVSAVLSSYFLNERLNIHGKIGCLLSILGSTVMVIHAPQEEEVASLSAMAEKLKDPGFIVFAVCVVGSSLVLIFAVAPRFGQKNVLVYILICSVIGSLSVSCVKGLGIGIKELFSGTAVLKDPLFWALLVCLAICVSIQISYLNKALDIYNTSIVTPIYYVFFTTSVMACSAILFKEWLKMTFDGVVGTISGFLTIILGIFLLHAFKDITFSVDSLPLYLRKSPYWSVGGQQPYMALPDDDLQADNDRKLSARGGD